From the bacterium genome, one window contains:
- a CDS encoding DEAD/DEAH box helicase codes for MIRRFSSRQGRLDHLFLRERLLGARRYDRIAGYFRSSLLELVYEDLAAIEQVRVVCNSDLDPRDLSVARSAAQQAMALREKWFERPPEAESVLGRDRYRKLHALLVRGNLQVRVVGRTTTPFLHGKAGVIEQRDGSALAFIGSNNETRPGWGEHYEIVWEDDDPAAVTWVRQEFEYLWAQGIPLPEAIIDEVDRCARRVEFRRVEDVPPDAVAAAAMAEAPIYARGEALMPWQQSFVTLFMQHREAHPAVRLLLADEVGLGKTLSLAAAAVLASLLGDGPVLILCPATLTQQWQVELWDKLGVPSAVWTRRKTWLDHTGHEIRTRGAEDVARCPYQIGIVSTGLVFQPTAEREHLLGRRYGTLVLDEAHRARRAGGVGRNAGQPNNLLAFMQTAAEHARHVLLGTATPVQTDVAELWDLLDVLARGAEHVLGRPGSRWRSPRTALDLVTGGRRVTDEDEAWDLIRNPLPPRADDPLFDHVRSDLGIGDAQAFSSRDLTAVDRFTRDELGERLEGTVNGLGFFQRHNPIVRHTILRKRATLEARGLLPRIAVDIHPRRADQSALFIGQGLLTGSAIDAAYAAAQEFTDLFGQRARAAGFMESLLLQRICSSLAAGQATALTLLGRDGGAEEDDDDQPPVPSDLTDAERDALERVLGHLRERPVDPKFEAVVHYLTGAPLWLRHGCIIFSQFYDTARWVAEALAAKLPGEPIGLYAGASRSRMLCDERQASVERELIKRAVRDRELRLVVATDAACEGLNLQTLGTLINVDLPWNPSRLEQRLGRIKRFGQTRDSVDMLNLVYHGTRDEQVYERLSARMRDRYDIFGSLPDVIEDDWITDIEQLDLRLSELIERRQRANAFDIRYADTVDPSGEPWEKCAQVLSRKDVVERLSRGW; via the coding sequence ATGATCCGCCGCTTCTCGTCGCGGCAGGGCCGCCTCGACCATCTCTTTCTGCGCGAGCGGCTGCTCGGCGCGCGGCGCTACGACCGTATCGCCGGTTACTTCCGCAGCTCGCTGCTGGAGCTGGTCTACGAGGACCTGGCGGCGATCGAGCAGGTGCGGGTGGTGTGCAACAGCGACCTCGATCCGCGCGACCTGTCGGTGGCCAGGAGCGCCGCGCAGCAGGCGATGGCGCTGCGCGAGAAGTGGTTCGAGCGGCCGCCGGAGGCGGAGAGCGTGCTCGGCCGCGACCGCTACCGCAAGCTCCACGCGCTGCTGGTGCGCGGCAATTTGCAGGTGCGGGTGGTCGGCCGGACGACGACGCCCTTCCTGCACGGCAAGGCAGGGGTGATCGAGCAGCGCGACGGCTCGGCGCTGGCGTTCATCGGCAGCAACAACGAGACCCGGCCGGGCTGGGGCGAGCACTACGAGATCGTCTGGGAGGACGACGACCCGGCGGCGGTGACCTGGGTGCGCCAGGAGTTCGAGTACCTGTGGGCGCAGGGCATCCCGCTGCCGGAGGCGATCATCGACGAGGTCGACCGCTGCGCCCGACGGGTCGAGTTCCGCCGCGTCGAGGACGTGCCGCCCGACGCCGTGGCGGCCGCGGCGATGGCCGAGGCGCCGATCTATGCGCGCGGCGAGGCGCTGATGCCGTGGCAGCAGTCCTTCGTCACGCTGTTCATGCAACACCGCGAGGCCCATCCAGCGGTGCGGCTGCTGCTGGCCGACGAGGTCGGCCTGGGCAAGACGTTGTCGCTGGCGGCGGCGGCCGTGCTGGCCAGCCTGCTCGGCGACGGCCCGGTGCTGATCCTCTGTCCGGCGACCCTGACCCAGCAATGGCAGGTCGAGCTGTGGGACAAGCTCGGCGTCCCCTCGGCGGTGTGGACCCGCCGTAAGACCTGGCTCGACCACACCGGGCACGAGATCCGCACGCGTGGCGCCGAGGACGTGGCGCGCTGCCCATACCAGATCGGCATCGTCTCGACCGGCCTGGTTTTCCAGCCGACCGCCGAGCGCGAGCACCTGCTCGGCCGGCGTTACGGCACCCTGGTGCTCGACGAGGCGCATCGCGCCCGGCGCGCCGGCGGCGTCGGGCGCAACGCCGGTCAGCCCAACAACCTCCTGGCCTTCATGCAGACGGCGGCGGAGCACGCCCGCCACGTCCTGCTGGGCACCGCCACGCCGGTGCAGACCGACGTCGCCGAGCTGTGGGATCTGCTCGACGTGCTGGCGCGCGGCGCCGAGCACGTGCTCGGCCGGCCAGGCAGCCGCTGGCGCTCGCCGCGCACCGCCCTCGACCTGGTGACCGGTGGGCGGCGGGTCACCGACGAGGACGAGGCCTGGGATCTGATCCGCAACCCGCTGCCGCCACGCGCCGACGATCCGCTCTTCGACCACGTCCGCAGCGACCTCGGGATCGGCGATGCGCAGGCATTCAGCAGTCGCGACCTCACGGCCGTCGACCGCTTCACCCGCGACGAGCTGGGCGAGCGCCTCGAGGGAACCGTCAACGGACTGGGCTTCTTCCAGCGCCACAATCCGATCGTCCGCCACACCATCCTGCGCAAGCGGGCGACGCTGGAGGCGCGCGGCCTGCTGCCGCGCATCGCCGTCGACATCCACCCGCGCCGCGCCGATCAGTCGGCGCTGTTCATCGGTCAGGGACTACTCACCGGCAGCGCCATCGACGCCGCCTATGCGGCGGCGCAGGAGTTCACGGACCTGTTCGGCCAACGGGCGCGGGCGGCGGGCTTCATGGAAAGCCTGCTTCTGCAGCGCATCTGCTCCAGCCTGGCGGCTGGCCAGGCGACCGCGCTGACGCTGCTCGGCCGAGACGGCGGAGCGGAGGAGGACGACGACGATCAGCCGCCGGTGCCGAGCGACCTGACCGACGCCGAGCGCGACGCGCTCGAGCGAGTGCTCGGTCACCTGCGCGAGCGTCCCGTCGATCCGAAGTTCGAAGCGGTGGTGCACTACCTGACCGGTGCGCCGCTCTGGTTGCGTCACGGCTGCATCATCTTCAGCCAATTCTACGACACCGCTCGCTGGGTCGCCGAGGCGCTGGCGGCGAAGCTGCCCGGCGAGCCGATCGGCCTCTACGCCGGCGCGAGCCGCAGCCGCATGCTGTGCGACGAGCGCCAGGCGAGCGTCGAGCGCGAGCTCATCAAGCGGGCGGTGCGCGATCGCGAGCTGCGTCTGGTGGTGGCGACCGACGCCGCCTGCGAGGGCCTCAACCTCCAGACCCTCGGCACGCTCATCAACGTCGACCTGCCGTGGAACCCCTCACGCCTCGAGCAGCGCCTCGGCCGCATCAAGCGCTTCGGCCAGACGCGCGACAGCGTCGACATGCTCAACCTCGTCTACCACGGCACCCGCGACGAGCAGGTCTACGAGCGGCTGTCGGCACGCATGCGCGACCGCTACGACATTTTCGGCTCGCTGCCCGACGTCATCGAAGACGACTGGATTACCGACATCGAACAGCTCGACCTGCGGCTGAGCGAGCTCATCGAGCGCCGCCAGCGCGCCAACGCCTTCGACATCCGCTACGCCGACACCGTCGACCCGTCCGGCGAACCGTGGGAGAAGTGCGCCCAGGTGCTGTCGCGCAAGGACGTGGTCGAGAGACTCTCGCGCGGCTGGTAG